In Misgurnus anguillicaudatus chromosome 14, ASM2758022v2, whole genome shotgun sequence, the genomic window TTGAATTCACTGTGAGTTGaggttttttttatgtttataaaaatatttatgtttgttCTGTTTATCAAGGCACTTCAGATGATAGCTCATTGTCAGACTTGGCTGTGCTCGATGAGGGTAAGTGAAAGCTGAATGTTATTATAAGATGCTGCTTTTGCTAAAAATTAATTGTGTGTAGTTTACAATAACAGCGGCACCCTGTTATTTATCATGCTATACCTGTACTTcatttttaaagtattgttaatatttaaatttttacttTATAATTTTCTTTATAATTAAGACTACATTAGTTATTCACACTGATAATACTTCTTTAAAAAATTCTTTaaatttttcctttttttcacATCACGggacattttaaattaataaaattgagAGGATGATATGATTGAACATTGTTGgcacatatcatgaaaatctgactttttccatgtttaagtgctataattgggtccccagtgcttttatcaacctaaaaattgtgaaaaagatcaacccagtaacttagttttggtaaaccattctccacaaacatgtgaaaaaatagctcattgaaatttggctgccctggtgatgtcagaaggggaaaataccgccccttaacTGGTActatccaatcatagcactgtaatttagtgcagagatcagctcatttgcatttaaaaggacacacccaaaatggcacatttttcctcacacttacaaagtggcaattttaaacatgttataataaattatctaggtgatattttgagctaaaacttttcatacgtactctggggacaccaaagatttattttaaatcttaaaaaagtcttgttaaatgtcccctttaatccCAACCCCAGGCCATTTAaaaataccggtttgttggcagaatctgttaAACGGCACaacatttttcagcaaagtACTCTAAGTGCATGGAAGAAGAATTGGATAAACAATAGCGCATACGCCAAAAGACATTTTTACACGATTAAAGGAGGTTTACAGAATATATTTGACTGAATTATTAAGCATTTTACCTTGGGTAAAGGCCAAAAACGCAtacatgcacttagagggttttgcagcaaaagacagtcaaatttgttgataaccaataaaatgactaaagtgacctTTGTGacaataaggcatttcaattactgactaaagGGGGTCACACACCAGACGCTGCGttgagtcgcgtctaggacaactctgaGGTATCATACaccagaagtgcacattaaatagcgcaggCTTAGTCAGagagcgtctacttcaaaatgaaaaatatacgttagcagccaatgttaatcgttaatgatttgggacaaatacgatgttatttaatgtttaactaTGTGAGTGGGGCTCTGTTGCGGGACAGGGATTTGAGcgacttcctgagtcgtagctgggcgccGCAGAGAGGCGCCACCTGTTGGctccggtgtgcgtatactcatagaaaacaatgtgtttgatttttttagagTGGCGCGtccagtgtgcgacccccttaatactcttttcattgccattaagtgaaattactgaattatttacaagaaaatatgtcagatttACTTAGAAGGTTTGCATCTGAACTTTCTCTATATATACATgttatacatatatttaaaggtTAATGTTATGTCAATTACTCATGTGCTACTAAATTAATAACACACATCTCTATTCTCATCCATGTTTCAGAGGAGCTGACCAGTCCGTCTTCCCAGCTTTCCTCTGAGCTTCCCGCTCCAACTGCAGACCCTCACCCTTCACCTCGGATCAACTCTCATCCTCCTCCTCAAACACCTACAGCTCCCTCCTACCGGACCCCTGAAGTCATCCTCCACCAAACCCCACCACAGTCACTGGAGAACTTATACCTATGCCAGACTCCAATACAAGAACTTGACCCTGCCCCCATTCAAAACTCTCCATGGGCGGAGTCGAGTCTGGACAAGCCTTATCAGAAACAAAAAAAGTCTCACTCTAGTAGCACCAAATCCAGGTAtgtttatttttactaaaagtatcataaaaatctgactttttccatgttaaagtgctataactgggtgcccagtgcttttatcaacctagaaaatgtgaaaaagatcaaccctgtaacttagttttggtaaaccattctatgcaagcatagtcattgaaatctggctccccttatgatgtcaaaaggggataatactgccccttaatctgcactatgcaaccacagcactgccatttagtgcagagattagcttatgtgcatttaaaaggacacacccaaaaactgcacatttttgctcacacctacaaagtggcaattttaacatgctataataaattatctatatggtattttaagcaaaaagttTACATACGTACACTGGGGaccccaaagatttatttgacatctttaaaaagtcttgtgaaatgtcccctttaagcaaaTCTTTTACAGTGCACAGCACACACAAGTTAAAGACGCATTCGACACATGCTCCATAAAATGCAAGAATATAAGATTCATTTATGTTATAAATAGGAATACTACAAATTAGAGGTTATGTTTAAATGTGAAAATCATGTAACCATGACCTTTTAAAACCTATTGTTTCTCAACTAGTCATTAAGATAGCACAAAGTAATTTTGGGCTGGATCTAACCACACCTTTTCTTCTGTAGTTCTGTTTTACCGGTTGATTTATGGGAAACGTGTATTGTTATCATGCATCATGAGAAAAATACAGCTGTGTGGTTGTTCATCACAATATTCAAGACAACtgcttttgtttttttcacaaacCCACAGTCCCGTTGTTACCCCTACGTTGCCTCCTCTGGATGTTTGTCTTGTGGAGGCTGGGATACCGCTGCAGATACCCACCCATGCAGCCCTGAGACACACGCAGTCCTGCAGTGCACCCACCACTCCAGAAATGCACCTGCGCAGGGGACAATCCCTCAGGTCTGCATCCAACTCACTTACAGACCTGTTCGATCTAAAATATCACCtcctttattatttatacaaaactttttgttttgaatcTCAACAGAGTTCCCAACACTGATCCAGATGGTGGATCCGGGCGCTCGAGAGGCCCCAGAAGACGGTTAACGGAGCTTGCAGTGACATCACGAGATTACTCGCCTATGAGATTAAATGTAGGAACCCCCTTGTATTACTCCAGCTCTGAGGACAGCAATTCTGAGCACTCTTTCCAATCGTACGCCAGCTCACCTTGTCAGGAGTACCCTGGAGAACTGCCATGGCCCTACCAACCCCAGTATAGTTTCCACGTATCTGACAACCCTGTATCGCAGAGATATTCACCTGTCAGCTTCCACAAGAACTACCAGCCCCCGTCTTCATCTAGTTATTCCAGAGGGTACGTAGATGACGGATGGGGCCATCCTTACGATATGGACACCGGAAGAGCATACATAAGCCATCATGCTCCTTCCCCTGTTTATTCCAACGGCCACTACGATTACTGCTATAATGAAGCTCCACATCACCAGCAGAGAAGTTTGAGGGTGTTACCTGCCCACGTGAAACTTTCTCGGGCCCCGTCGTTACGAGACTACCCTCACCACCCGAACAGAGGCTTGCCCAGGCAGGTGGTGTCAGAAGAACTGAAATCATGGCACCAGCGCAACCAACGGCGATCGCCTCAACCATGCTCGCCGGATCGGAGCATACAGGGTTCACCTCGCATTCGACACGCGCCAGGACAGGAGTCTCCACTTTGCCTTCCCCAGCACCACATGTTCCAGGAACAGCAGGTAAACAGTTGTTTCTCACCTTCACTTGTGATTAATGGGTGGAAAATGCATTGAACTGCAAAATGgggaaatacatttgaaatatgaAATCGAATACCACTGTATCGACTTGCTGCCGTGTATCAAACTGTTGGGGAGGAATTTCCTGGTAAGGCAGGTATGTGCTGTCCAGGCCTGTCTGAGGTACCGTGAACGTTATGGAGAAATTGCACAGTTTCCTTAATGCTCTGATTCATCACAGTGAGATCATATTGCTAGAACAAGGTGTGGTTTCGAGCTGTGAAAGTGATCTTGATTTGAATTAGATCAGTGGCACAGTAACAAACCACACATGAATCATAATTGTCATTTGTGGGTTTTTTGGCCTGGAGACTTTTACTTAAGGAATTATGAGAATTGGGTAATGGTGTAGAGGGGTTTGGAGAGTTTGGGGCGAATGCAATTTGCACAGCATAATTCCCTATCTTCCAGATATTATGGTTAGGGAAGATATAACATCTTCACCAAAGAGCACAGCCACAGACATAGAATTGTCTCTTTAAAATACTGAAAATATGTCTGGCTTTAATGCAGATCTGTGTATGCACAACTACCTAcccttttaaaatataaaattgcatACTTTTATTATAAGTTTTAATTTTGAGTTACATTTAAATGTCTGCTTTAATGATCATTAGAATATCTACACAAACATCTCTTAAATAAAATTTCTTTtgccttaaaggtgcaatgtgtaacatttataaggatctcttgacaacaatgcaatataatctacataactatattatcagcgGTATATaaaaaccttacataatgaactgttatgtgtttattacccaAGAATGAagtgtttttatctacatacactgcgggtccctTTACATAGAagacgccattttgtgccgccatgtttctacggtAGCCATAAACTCTATTCactcaaacgcgtctttgcaCGACATCCAACTCAAGCGAAACATTTGCacgacacgaagttaaatcccacaaataatataaagcaggggtgtccagacttttttgtgtggtgatctacttttaaaatgataaagatctacctgctaaaaaacactgttacattttttaatgacaatttaAAAGCGTAttaggactatactgcatatctcCACATTGAATTTAAGGCTGTTAAAAAAGTCATTGAGTACATGTCAAGTATTgcttaaaatagcggagatacagtttagtgaaacaaactagaaaaaGACAACAGTATCA contains:
- the inavab gene encoding innate immunity activator b — protein: MEGKEEISDTDSGVILHSGPDSPTTVMKDVNTHTRVMKLKQQDLEDRLKLCLLELKKLCIREAELTGRLSSDYPLLPGEKPPQIRRRIGAAFKLHEPSILQRTENPELSSVEAGLALQQQIFVAAQRLCQEEHLSKAVKKSRLQQYQREERKLKDLQDAVFRLRLEQGRSSPRPGVIAQRGTSDDSSLSDLAVLDEEELTSPSSQLSSELPAPTADPHPSPRINSHPPPQTPTAPSYRTPEVILHQTPPQSLENLYLCQTPIQELDPAPIQNSPWAESSLDKPYQKQKKSHSSSTKSSPVVTPTLPPLDVCLVEAGIPLQIPTHAALRHTQSCSAPTTPEMHLRRGQSLRVPNTDPDGGSGRSRGPRRRLTELAVTSRDYSPMRLNVGTPLYYSSSEDSNSEHSFQSYASSPCQEYPGELPWPYQPQYSFHVSDNPVSQRYSPVSFHKNYQPPSSSSYSRGYVDDGWGHPYDMDTGRAYISHHAPSPVYSNGHYDYCYNEAPHHQQRSLRVLPAHVKLSRAPSLRDYPHHPNRGLPRQVVSEELKSWHQRNQRRSPQPCSPDRSIQGSPRIRHAPGQESPLCLPQHHMFQEQQVPQKRLIMMTQDMRYEDDSEIASQV